A portion of the Ascaphus truei isolate aAscTru1 chromosome 14, aAscTru1.hap1, whole genome shotgun sequence genome contains these proteins:
- the LOC142465488 gene encoding paraneoplastic antigen Ma2-like, producing the protein MSTVLPCLSRSEVYEWATRLEVPPAHTLAVCGVPIDIPSMAIRVALRQHSHLRGKNALALVDQCTETKGHYSVLVDLGQDVNEEQGPSSVWFDDPAESSCAIVYPARPIKSELDSSHTNLEEADMCASSSTPESYCESIVGTVADDSPPLSIAPLPTSGRSEIQMLAQSLAELGGARADASMQQQYRKLKTFSGTKPTPTGEEAFDAWIEYTSQVVEEWTCPELVKRQRIMECLRTPASITIRLAKDQHADITAQKMLETLERAYGRTEDEGQLMLRYLNLRQKPGEELSVYLHRIRLVLWDMRKQEKIKSTQVAEY; encoded by the coding sequence ATGTCTACCGTACTCCCGTGCCTGTCGCGCTCAGAAGTATATGAGTGGGCTACGAGGCTGGAAGTGCCACCCGCACACACTCTGGCGGTGTGCGGCGTCCCTATAGACATCCCATCTATGGCCATCCGAGTGGCTCTGCGCCAACATTCTCATCTCCGGGGTAAAAACGCCCTAGCCTTGGTGGATCAATGCACAGAGACCAAAGGGCACTATTCAGTGTTAGTGGACCTTGGACAAGATGTAAATGAAGAACAAGGACCATCTAGTGTATGGTTTGACGATCCAGCCGAGTCGAGCTGTGCGATTGTATACCCTGCGCGGCCTATCAAGTCAGAACTTGACAGCTCTCACACGAACCTAGAGGAGGCGGATATGTGCGCCTCATCTTCTACCCCTGAGAGTTATTGCGAGTCTATAGTAGGCACAGTTGCCGACGACAGCCCGCCGCTCAGTATTGCCCCGCTCCCGACTAGCGGAAGAAGTGAGATTCAAATGTTAGCTCAAAGTCTTGCAGAGTTGGGAGGAGCCAGGGCTGACGCATCAATGCAACAACAATATCGTAAATTGAAGACCTTTTCAGGCACTAAACCGACTCCCACGGGCGAAGAGGCATTTGACGCCTGGATAGAATATACCTCGCAGGTGGTGGAGGAATGGACATGTCCTGAGCTAGTCAAACGCCAACGCATAATGGAGTGTCTACGGACCCCCGCTTCCATCACTATACGGCTGGCTAAAGATCAACATGCAGACATCACTGCTCAGAAAATGTTGGAGACACTTGAGCGTGCCTACGGGCGGACCGAGGATGAAGGCCAACTGATGCTGAGGTACCTCAATCTTCGCCAGAAGCCGGGGGAGGAGCTGTCTGTCTATCTCCACCGAATTAGGCTAGTTCTATGGGATATGCGGAAACAAGAGAAGATCAAGTCCACTCAGGTGGCAGAGTATTGA